The Antennarius striatus isolate MH-2024 chromosome 20, ASM4005453v1, whole genome shotgun sequence genome includes a region encoding these proteins:
- the boc gene encoding brother of CDO: protein MSGKRDWTPWMKKRRTLVLCALGAVLLCCLQGDASPLDEVPVFTEEPMSVVQKLGGSVNLRCSARPPSANISWRLNGQEFSDGDLGVVLGPNSLYIPTLSNVTLGRYQCVASTGAGALASVPANVTAAKLRDFEPDDQQEIEVDEGNTAVIECHVPESQPKAQVRYSVKQEWLETSKGNYLIMPSGNLQIANATQDDEGPYKCAAYNPVTQEVKTSISADRLRIRRSTSEAARIIYPPASRSIMVTKGQRLVLECVASGIPTPQVMWAKDGRDLRSHNNTRFLLSNLLIDVVGEADSGTYVCRADNGIGSSSSATVLYDVQVFEPPQVTVELQQQEVVYGETVRFTCQARGKPTPSVMWLHNARPLAPSTRHRLTSRMLRVSNVGPQDDGLYQCMAENGVGSSQASARLITVSTGIPSRGKLPSIYRPLSPDKVLREQPPVRPGASGAMLPLDCSELPGQILPAEAPVILSQPRTGKADYYELTWRPRHERGVPVLEYMVKYRKVGDPLSEWTSSSISGSLHKLTLAKLQPDSLYEVEMTAKNCAGLGQPAMMTFRTGKGRKVQIDPPKTPSVPSPSLSPPEAPDKPTVSTATETSAYVTWIPRGNRGFPIQSFRVEYKKVKKAGEDWVTAVENIPPSRLSVEITGLEKGTSYKFRVVAVNVIGSSPPSAPSKAYTVVGGRTHERPVDGPYITYNEAINETTVILKWTYTPVNNTPIYGFYIYYRPTDSDNDSDYKKDVVEGDRYWHSITDLQPETAYDIKMQSFNEKGESEFGNVVILETKARPNHLRPIPSETPLPGVGHSSGFVPRPGDLPYLIVGIVLGAFVFIIVAFIPFCLWRAWAKQKQTSDMCFPAVAAPVSSCQYTMVPLQGLTLVGHCPLEGHMTAPHAIYPPNGEYALANGKPHHPTHCLPGLTQDDVDCDMECDTLLPQTVSNGHLPVYHYSTSGPNHHEHSCCPPEDSTRQLHHSSHQHLSSQEVGGDGQNAEDDVTRKPTSFPLLSLEDEGIFTTSSSAATTPQSQDTTIQEVTILPNETHPEDEGTADTADI from the exons ATGTCTGGAAAGCGAGACTGGACTCCGTGGATGAAAAAGAGAAGGACTCTAGTGTTGTGCGCTTTGGGTGCAGTACTACTCTGCTGCCTGCAGGGGGACGCCTCTCCGCTCG ATGAGGTACCGGTGTTCACTGAGGAGCCCATGTCCGTGGTGCAGAAGCTGGGGGGCAGCGTGAATCTGCGCTGCAGCGCCCGACCGCCGTCCGCCAACATCAGCTGGCGCCTGAACGGCCAGGAGTTCTCCGATGGAGATCTGGGTGTGGTGCTGGGGCCCAACAGCCTGTACATCCCCACGCTCTCTAATGTGACTCTGGGCAGGTACCAGTGCGTAGCCAGCACCGGCGCAGGAGCCCTGGCCAGTGTTCCAGCTAACGTCACCGCTGCCA AACTGCGGGACTTTGAGCCTGATGACCAGCAGGAGATCGAGGTGGACGAAGGCAACACGGCTGTTATTGAATGTCACGTCCCCGAGAGCCAGCCTAAGGCTCAGGTCCGCTACAGCGTCAAGCAAGAGTGGCTGGAAACATCCAAAG GGAACTACCTCATCATGCCATCAGGGAACCTGCAGATAGCCAACGCCACGCAGGATGATGAGGGTCCCTACAAGTGTGCCGCCTACAACCCGGTCACCCAGGAGGTCAAAACCTCAATCTCTGCTGACCGTCTGCGGATACGCC GTTCCACTTCGGAAGCGGCTCGAATAATTTACCCGCCAGCCTCTCGTTCCATCATGGTGACCAAAGGCCAGCGGCTGGTGTTGGAGTGCGTGGCCAGTGGCATCCCCACCCCACAGGTGATGTGGGCGAAGGATGGGCGGGACCTACGCTCCCATAACAACACGCGCTTCCTGCTCAGCAACCTGCTGATCGATGTGGTGGGGGAGGCGGATTCAGGCACGTATGTTTGCAGAGCGGACAACGGAATCggctcctccagctctgcaACGGTGCTTTATGACGTCCAGGTGTTTG AGCCTCCTCAGGTGAcggtggagctgcagcagcaggaggtggTGTACGGAGAGACGGTGCGCTTCACCTGTCAGGCCCGTGGCAAACCCACCCCTTCTGTGATGTGGCTTCACAACGCCCGCCCCCTCGCCCCATCAACACGCCACCGACTCACCTCCCGGATGCTGCGTGTCTCCAATGTGGGCCCTCAAGATGATGGACTGTACCAATGCATGGCTGAGAACGGGGTGGGCAGCTCTCAGGCCTCCGCTCGCCTCATCACCGTATCAACAG GGATTCCCTCGAGGGGGAAGCTGCCCTCCATATATCGACCCCTCAGCCCAGACAAGGTGCTGAGGGAGCAGCCGCCTGTCAGACCTGGAGCCTCTGGCGCCATGTTGCCTCTGGACTGTTCTGAGCTGCCGGGACAGATCCTGCCTGCAGAAGCCCCCGTCATCCTCAGCCAGCCCCGTACAGGCAAGGCCGATTATTACGAACTCACCTGGAGGCCCCGGCATGAGCGAGGAGTCCCCGTGCTGGAGTACATGGTCAAGTACAGAAAG GTGGGCGACCCCCTCTCAGAGTGGACCTCCAGCAGCATCTCAGGCTCCCTCCACAAGTTAACTTTGGCCAAACTGCAGCCAGATAGTCTGTATGAGGTGGAGATGACGGCCAAAAACTGTGCAGGCTTGGGACAACCTGCCATGATGACCTTCAGAACTGGCAAAG gCCGTAAAGTTCAAATCGACCCTCCGAAGACTCCTTCTGTACCCTCACCGAGCCTCTCTC CTCCAGAAGCCCCTGACAAGCCCACAGTCTCCACGGCAACAGAAACATCAGCGTATGTGACTTGGATTCCTCGCGGTAACCGCGGCTTCCCCATCCAGTCGTTTCGGGTGGAGTACAAGAAGGTGAAGAAGGCAGGGGAGGACTGGGTGACGGCGGTGGAGAACATCCCCCCGTCGCGGCTCTCGGTGGAGATCACTGGCCTGGAGAAAG GTACGTCCTATAAGTTCCGTGTCGTGGCGGTGAACGTAATCGGTTCCAGTCCCCCCAGCGCGCCTTCGAAGGCGTACACTGTGGTGGGTGGGAGAACCCACGAGCGCCCCGTCGACGGTCCTTACATCACCTACAACGAAGCCATCAATGAAACCACCGTCATCCTCAAATGGACG TACACCCCCGTAAACAACACACCCATCTACGGTTTCTACATCTACTACCGGCCAACAGACAGCGATAATGACAGTGACTATAAGAAGGATGTGGTGGAGGGAGACAGATACTGGCATTCAATCACTGACCTCCAGCCTGAGACTGCATACGACATCAAGATGCAGAGCTTCAACGAGAAGGGAGAGAGCGAATTTGGCAACGTGGTGATCCTTGAAACCAAAG CTCGTCCTAATCACCTTCGGCCGATTCCATCCGAGACCCCGCTTCCCGGGGTGGGACACTCCAGCGGGTTCGTACCGCGGCCCGGTGACCTCCCCTATCTCATAGTTGGAATTGTCCTGGGAGCGTTTGTCTTCATCATCGTCGCCTTCATTCCTTTCTGCCTGTGGAGGGCTTGGGCCAAGCAAA AGCAAACATCCGACATGTGTTTCCCAGCCGTCGCTGCCCCTGTGTCGTCATGCCAGTACACCATGGTTCCCCTTCAGGGACTCACCCTGGTGGGCCACTGCCCGCTGGAAGGCCACATGACGGCCCCGCACGCCATCTACCCTCCTAACGGAGAATACGCTTTGGCTAATGGCAAACCTCATCACCCCACACACTGTCTGCCGGGGCTGACGCAG GATGACGTGGACTGTGATATGGAGTGTGACACGTTGTTACCCCAGACGGTGTCAAACGGACATCTGCCTGTTTACCATTACTCCACCAG TGGTCCAAATCATCATGAACACAGCTGCTGTCCTCCTGAAGACTCGACTCGTCAGCTGCACCACTCTTCGCATCAGCACCTGAGTTCACAGGAAGTGGGAGGCGATGGACAAAATGCAGAAGACGACGTCACACGCA AGCCAACATCCTTTCCTCTGCTGTCTTTAGAAGATGAAGGGATCTTCACCACATCGTCTTCGGCAGCCACAACACCACAATCCCAAGATACAACGATACAGGAAGTGACCATCCTTCCAAATGAAACACACCCTGAGGATGAAGGGACGGCCGACACCGCAGACATATGA